The following proteins are encoded in a genomic region of Bradyrhizobium sp. SK17:
- a CDS encoding DUF2125 domain-containing protein, with protein MSDLTSAPRRRSRFGLYAVPVAVLIAAVLWSGFWFFAASQVGVQADAWRAQEAKAGRVYDCANRSVAGYPFRLEIRCEQPSVMLVSQTASPQMSFVARLAEILVVAQIYDPKLVIAEFKGPATIAERNAQPTLSVNWRLGRSSVVGLPAVPQRASLVFDDLAIDRTGGPAPTPLMRVNHIELHGRQVDGSAPDNPAIETVLQINGGTLQEVHPLLTQPFNADIHARLNGLKDFSPKPWPDRFREIQAAGGSVEIQQSRIEQGDVLSVAAGTLRLNAQGRIEGELQMTVAGLERVIPALGIDKMLDDGVPQSTLDRVAPGVKSQDISNLFGALDRAIPGLGKVIKQNANAGISAGINSLGTEATLEGKKARSFPLRFADGAVFLGPLKVAQIPPLF; from the coding sequence ATGTCCGATTTGACCTCCGCTCCCCGCCGCCGCTCGCGCTTCGGCCTCTATGCCGTCCCTGTCGCGGTCCTGATTGCCGCAGTGCTGTGGAGCGGTTTCTGGTTCTTCGCCGCCTCGCAGGTAGGCGTCCAGGCCGATGCCTGGCGTGCGCAGGAGGCGAAGGCCGGCCGGGTCTATGATTGCGCCAATCGCTCGGTGGCGGGTTACCCGTTCCGGCTCGAGATCCGCTGCGAGCAGCCCAGCGTGATGCTGGTGTCGCAGACGGCCTCGCCGCAGATGTCGTTCGTGGCGCGGCTCGCCGAGATCCTGGTCGTGGCGCAGATCTATGATCCCAAGCTCGTGATCGCGGAGTTCAAGGGCCCGGCCACGATCGCCGAGCGCAACGCGCAGCCGACGTTGTCGGTGAATTGGCGCCTCGGCCGCAGCAGCGTGGTCGGCCTGCCGGCGGTGCCGCAGCGCGCCTCGCTGGTGTTCGACGATCTCGCCATCGACCGCACCGGCGGTCCCGCGCCGACGCCGCTGATGCGAGTCAATCACATCGAGCTGCATGGCCGGCAGGTCGACGGCTCGGCGCCGGACAATCCCGCGATCGAGACCGTGTTGCAGATCAATGGCGGCACCTTGCAGGAGGTGCATCCGCTGCTCACCCAGCCGTTCAACGCCGACATCCATGCGCGGCTCAACGGGTTGAAGGATTTCTCGCCGAAGCCGTGGCCGGATCGCTTCCGCGAGATTCAGGCCGCCGGCGGCAGCGTCGAGATCCAGCAATCGCGGATCGAGCAGGGTGACGTGCTGTCGGTCGCGGCCGGCACGCTCCGCCTCAACGCGCAAGGCCGCATCGAGGGCGAGTTGCAGATGACGGTCGCCGGCCTCGAGCGCGTGATCCCTGCGCTCGGCATCGACAAGATGCTGGACGACGGCGTGCCGCAGTCGACCCTCGATCGTGTCGCGCCGGGCGTGAAGAGCCAGGACATCAGCAATCTTTTCGGCGCGCTGGATCGCGCGATTCCGGGCCTCGGCAAGGTGATCAAGCAGAACGCCAATGCCGGCATCTCCGCCGGCATCAATTCGCTCGGCACCGAGGCGACGCTCGAAGGCAAGAAGGCGCGCAGCTTTCCGCTGCGCTTCGCCGACGGCGCGGTGTTCCTGGGTCCGCTGAAAGTCGCGCAGATTCCGCCGCTGTTCTGA
- a CDS encoding gamma-glutamylcyclotransferase, whose translation MSANLPDPESTDNDLWVFGYGSLMWKPGFEFLEQVPARLIGEHRALCVYSFDHRGTPEKPGLVLGLDRGGACRGVAFRVAARLRHDTIAYLRAREQTTHVYREVMRSVWLENEARQRVSALAYVVDRGHVQYAGRLSLTEQLRFVQQGHGRSGNNRDYVLSTVASIEKQGLRDAQLHQLAAMLHAAGTQHRDAHAAGGLDPA comes from the coding sequence ATGTCAGCAAATCTCCCCGATCCCGAATCCACCGATAACGACCTCTGGGTGTTCGGCTACGGCTCGCTGATGTGGAAACCGGGCTTCGAATTCCTCGAGCAGGTGCCGGCCCGGCTGATCGGCGAGCATCGCGCGCTCTGCGTCTATTCCTTCGACCATCGCGGCACGCCGGAGAAGCCGGGGCTGGTGCTCGGGCTCGACCGCGGCGGCGCCTGCCGCGGCGTTGCGTTCCGCGTCGCCGCCCGCCTGCGCCACGACACCATCGCCTATTTGCGGGCGCGCGAGCAGACCACCCATGTTTATCGCGAGGTGATGCGCTCGGTGTGGCTGGAGAACGAGGCGCGGCAGCGCGTCTCCGCGCTGGCCTATGTGGTCGATCGCGGCCATGTGCAATATGCCGGCCGGCTGTCGCTGACGGAACAGCTGCGCTTCGTGCAGCAGGGCCACGGCCGCTCGGGCAACAACCGCGACTATGTGCTCTCGACCGTGGCCTCGATCGAGAAGCAGGGCCTTCGCGACGCGCAATTGCACCAGCTCGCGGCGATGCTGCACGCCGCCGGCACGCAGCATCGGGATGCGCATGCGGCGGGCGGGCTCGATCCAGCCTGA
- a CDS encoding caspase family protein, with amino-acid sequence MRLSLPKLAAIGLLLLLNTPSHAGLREDGAACDAKDSHPELAIPACTRLIAVNPRGRDLAITYYNRALAWHNKGDLEKAKSDYDQSIAINPAFAPSYGQRAKVFLQTQDYDRALSDFDQAIRLKPAGPFSAGWFNNRAEVSVATGDYDRALADYGKSIELDPNSWYAYVNRALVYDFRGKDRLAALHCQNAIKVAPRAGGPYFCRAVIEVSAGDIDNASRDIERAITIQGDQAAFYSLRGLTLASKGELDQAIRDYDHATQLDAQGALNYARRGLADEKKGDVDGARTDFRHALDVLGLDQLDRTQGQRIARDGLQRLDKVAATDKSVIADHAAAKPVPALTAAVPVAPVGAGQKPATTERRVALVVGNSKYRSVPVLPNPSQDATAIADTLRAVGFQDVRLVTDATRDSLVEALKSFANAADGADWAVVYYAGHGMEMAGENYLVPVDAKLATDRDVPFEAVALTQVMGATEGARKLHLVILDACRDNPFANQIKRTVASRSIGRGLAQVEPDSGTLVVYAAKHGQVALDGDGAHSPFVTALIKRMQTPRIEIRKLFDLVRDDVMAATDRRQQPFSYGSVPGSEDFYFVSASQNAAK; translated from the coding sequence ATGCGCCTCTCATTGCCCAAGCTCGCCGCGATCGGCCTGCTGTTGCTGCTCAACACGCCATCCCATGCCGGTCTGAGAGAGGATGGCGCGGCCTGCGACGCCAAGGATTCGCACCCGGAGCTCGCGATCCCTGCCTGCACGCGGCTGATCGCGGTCAATCCCAGGGGACGCGACCTCGCCATCACCTATTACAACCGCGCGCTCGCCTGGCATAACAAGGGCGATCTGGAAAAGGCCAAGTCGGATTACGATCAGTCGATCGCGATCAATCCGGCGTTTGCGCCGTCCTATGGCCAGCGCGCCAAGGTCTTCCTGCAAACCCAGGACTACGACCGCGCGCTGAGCGACTTCGATCAAGCGATTCGGCTGAAGCCCGCCGGTCCGTTCAGCGCCGGCTGGTTCAACAATCGCGCGGAGGTGTCCGTCGCAACCGGCGACTATGATCGCGCGCTGGCCGATTACGGCAAATCAATCGAGCTCGATCCCAACTCGTGGTACGCCTATGTCAATCGGGCGCTGGTGTACGATTTCCGCGGCAAGGACCGGCTCGCGGCGCTGCATTGCCAGAATGCGATCAAGGTCGCGCCGCGCGCAGGCGGCCCCTATTTTTGCCGGGCCGTCATCGAGGTCAGCGCCGGCGACATCGACAATGCCTCGCGCGACATCGAGCGCGCGATCACCATTCAGGGCGACCAGGCTGCGTTCTACTCGCTGCGCGGCCTGACGCTGGCCAGCAAGGGCGAGCTCGATCAGGCCATCCGCGACTACGACCACGCCACGCAGCTCGATGCGCAGGGCGCGCTGAACTACGCACGGCGGGGGCTCGCCGACGAGAAGAAGGGCGATGTCGACGGTGCACGCACCGACTTCCGGCACGCACTCGACGTCCTCGGTCTCGATCAGCTCGACCGCACGCAGGGCCAGCGTATCGCCAGGGATGGCCTGCAACGGCTCGACAAGGTCGCCGCCACGGACAAGAGCGTGATTGCGGATCACGCCGCGGCCAAGCCGGTTCCTGCGCTCACGGCCGCAGTGCCGGTTGCGCCGGTCGGCGCGGGCCAGAAGCCAGCGACGACGGAGCGGCGCGTCGCCCTGGTCGTGGGCAACTCGAAATACCGCTCGGTGCCGGTGCTGCCGAACCCCAGCCAGGATGCGACAGCGATCGCAGATACACTGCGCGCCGTGGGCTTCCAGGACGTCCGTCTCGTCACCGACGCCACGCGCGACAGCCTGGTCGAGGCCCTCAAATCATTCGCCAACGCCGCCGACGGCGCCGACTGGGCCGTGGTCTACTATGCCGGTCACGGCATGGAGATGGCAGGCGAGAACTATCTGGTGCCGGTCGACGCCAAGCTCGCCACCGACCGCGACGTGCCGTTCGAGGCGGTCGCCCTGACCCAGGTGATGGGCGCCACCGAAGGCGCGCGCAAGCTGCATCTCGTTATTCTCGACGCTTGCCGCGACAATCCGTTCGCCAACCAGATCAAGCGCACCGTCGCGTCGCGGTCCATCGGACGGGGCCTGGCCCAGGTCGAGCCCGACAGCGGCACGCTGGTGGTCTACGCCGCCAAGCACGGCCAGGTCGCGCTCGACGGCGACGGCGCTCACAGCCCGTTCGTGACCGCGCTGATCAAGCGCATGCAGACGCCGCGGATCGAGATCCGCAAACTGTTCGACCTCGTGCGCGACGACGTCATGGCCGCGACCGATCGCCGGCAGCAGCCCTTCAGCTATGGCTCGGTGCCGGGTAGCGAAGATTTCTACTTCGTCAGCGCGAGCCAGAACGCGGCGAAATAG
- a CDS encoding ankyrin repeat domain-containing protein, with protein MRSDDPLAAELTAAIKGGEAERLRALLAAHPELARCVVEDAKGGGRTPLHLLADWPGHNPNAAAVVQILTTAGAALDAPAVAMWHRETPLHWAASNDDVALIDALLDAGADLEHEGSSIDGASPLSSAVGYGQWAAARRLVDRGARTQLWHEAALGMLPQITRRLAAAALPADQLSGPFWNACHGGQLAAAEVLLAHGADLDWPAPWSGQTPLDIAEQVECREVVAWLLERGAMRASKNTAG; from the coding sequence TTGCGCAGCGACGACCCGCTCGCCGCGGAGCTGACCGCGGCGATCAAGGGCGGTGAGGCTGAGCGCTTGCGCGCGCTGCTCGCCGCGCATCCCGAGCTGGCGCGCTGCGTGGTCGAGGATGCGAAGGGCGGCGGACGGACGCCACTGCATCTGTTGGCCGACTGGCCGGGCCACAATCCCAACGCGGCCGCGGTCGTGCAGATCCTCACTACTGCCGGCGCCGCTCTCGATGCACCGGCGGTCGCGATGTGGCATCGCGAAACGCCGCTGCACTGGGCCGCCAGCAACGACGACGTGGCGCTGATCGACGCGCTGCTCGATGCCGGCGCCGATCTCGAGCATGAGGGATCGTCGATCGATGGTGCCTCGCCGCTGTCGTCGGCGGTCGGCTACGGCCAATGGGCGGCGGCACGGCGGCTGGTCGATCGCGGCGCGCGGACACAGCTGTGGCACGAGGCGGCGCTCGGCATGCTGCCGCAGATCACCCGCCGGCTCGCGGCTGCGGCGCTGCCGGCCGATCAGCTCTCAGGACCATTCTGGAACGCCTGCCATGGCGGGCAACTCGCCGCGGCGGAGGTTCTGCTCGCGCACGGCGCCGACCTCGACTGGCCCGCGCCCTGGTCCGGACAAACACCGCTCGACATCGCCGAACAGGTGGAGTGTCGCGAGGTCGTGGCCTGGCTGCTCGAACGCGGCGCCATGCGCGCAAGCAAGAATACCGCGGGCTGA
- a CDS encoding efflux RND transporter permease subunit, producing MVAGIIAFFKLPVSPLPDIDIPTIMVQATLPGASPADVAATVASPLERHLGQIASVTEMTSQSSLGSAVIVLQFDIDRDINGAARDVQAAINAARADLPTNLRANPTYRKFNPASAPILIYTLTSDTLTPAELYDAASTVLAQKLSQVEGVGQVSVGGGSLPAVRVELIPPALNKYGIGLEDVRAALSSANAHSPKGGIDVGGQRYQIYANDQARKAADYKPLVVAYRNGGPVRLTDVGDVIDSVENVRTLGLADGKPAIVMIVYRQPGANIIKMVDKVMGLMPQLKASVSPAIDINLAMDRSKTIRASLHDVEITLLIAVALVILVVFAFLRNARATLVPVVAVGVSLIATFAVMYLLGYSLDIFSLMALTVATGFVVDDAIVVLENITRHMDAGMSRLEATLLGTREVGFTVLSMSVSLVAVFVPILFMGSLVGRLFREFAMTITIAIVISLVVSLTTTPMMCAVVLRKEEAGQPHGLIYRISERAFELMLSGYRATLGVALRHPLLVMLILASTLYLNFHLYAVVPKGFVPQQDTGLLVGSIQADQSTSFQLMQRKLTQFIDIVKSDPAVDTAVGFTGGGGVGPGGTNTGTVFASLKPMNERRLRADKVIERLREPLAKVAGATLFLQSVGDLGAGGRSGNAAYQYTLKGSTSQELNEWTPKLVAALQKEPTLADVNSDQQNKALQANVVIDRDAAYRLGLNIAQLDNTLYDAFGQRQVSTIFVARNQYHVIMEVAPRFSQDPQTLKDVYISSSGVSATGTQSTNAVAGTVSSSAQKSSVSSVAANVVRNQATNSIGATGRGVASTGSAVSTSAATMIPLSTVARFEHGETPLSVNHQDLLVASTISFNLPPGVSLSTATTTIENAMHAINMPAGISGGFAGSAKIFQQALANELFLILAALATIYISLGMLYESYIHPLTILSTLPSAGVGAVAALMLSHTEFDLIGAIGVILLVGIVKKNAIMMIDFALDAERQRGLSSRDAIYEACLMRFRPIMMTTLAALFGAVPLMIGLGEGSELRQPLGIAIFGGLILSQILTLYTTPVVYLYLDRARLWSQRRRAARRARRAAASGAS from the coding sequence GTGGTGGCGGGCATCATTGCGTTCTTCAAGCTGCCGGTATCGCCGCTGCCCGACATCGACATCCCGACCATCATGGTACAGGCAACTTTGCCCGGCGCCAGCCCGGCCGACGTCGCCGCCACGGTGGCGAGCCCGCTGGAGCGGCATCTCGGCCAGATCGCCAGCGTGACCGAGATGACGTCGCAGTCGTCGCTCGGCTCGGCCGTCATCGTGCTGCAATTCGACATCGACCGCGACATCAATGGCGCCGCGCGCGACGTGCAGGCCGCGATCAACGCGGCGCGCGCCGACCTGCCAACCAATTTGCGCGCCAATCCGACCTACCGCAAATTCAACCCGGCCTCGGCGCCGATCCTGATCTACACCTTGACCTCGGATACGCTGACCCCGGCCGAGCTCTATGACGCCGCCTCGACCGTGCTGGCGCAGAAGCTGTCGCAGGTCGAAGGCGTCGGCCAGGTCTCGGTCGGCGGCGGTTCGCTGCCCGCGGTGCGGGTCGAGCTGATCCCGCCGGCGCTCAACAAATACGGCATCGGGCTCGAAGACGTCCGCGCCGCGCTGTCGAGCGCCAACGCGCACAGCCCGAAGGGCGGCATCGACGTCGGCGGCCAACGCTACCAGATCTACGCCAACGACCAGGCGCGCAAGGCGGCCGACTACAAGCCGCTGGTCGTCGCCTACCGCAACGGCGGGCCGGTGCGGCTGACCGATGTCGGCGACGTCATCGATTCCGTGGAAAATGTCCGCACCCTCGGCCTTGCCGACGGCAAGCCGGCGATCGTGATGATCGTGTACCGGCAGCCCGGCGCCAACATCATCAAGATGGTCGACAAGGTGATGGGGCTGATGCCGCAGCTCAAGGCCTCGGTATCGCCGGCGATCGACATCAATCTGGCAATGGACCGCTCGAAGACGATTCGCGCCTCGCTGCACGACGTCGAGATCACGCTTTTGATCGCGGTCGCGCTGGTGATCCTGGTGGTGTTTGCATTCCTGCGCAATGCCCGCGCCACGCTGGTGCCGGTGGTGGCGGTCGGGGTGTCGCTGATCGCGACCTTCGCGGTGATGTACCTGCTCGGCTACAGCCTCGACATCTTCTCGCTGATGGCGTTGACGGTGGCGACCGGGTTCGTGGTCGACGACGCCATCGTGGTGCTGGAAAACATCACCCGCCACATGGATGCCGGAATGTCGCGGCTGGAGGCGACGCTGCTCGGCACCCGCGAGGTCGGCTTCACCGTGCTGTCGATGAGCGTATCGCTTGTCGCGGTATTCGTGCCGATCCTGTTCATGGGCAGCCTGGTCGGCCGCCTGTTCCGTGAATTCGCCATGACCATCACGATTGCGATCGTGATCTCGCTGGTGGTCTCGCTGACCACGACGCCGATGATGTGCGCGGTGGTGCTGCGCAAGGAGGAGGCCGGCCAGCCGCACGGCCTGATCTACCGGATCAGCGAGCGCGCCTTCGAGCTGATGCTGAGCGGCTACCGCGCGACGCTCGGCGTCGCGCTGCGCCATCCGCTGCTGGTGATGCTGATCCTCGCCTCAACGCTGTATCTGAACTTCCATCTCTACGCGGTGGTGCCGAAGGGCTTCGTGCCGCAGCAGGACACCGGGCTGCTGGTCGGCTCGATCCAGGCCGACCAGAGCACCTCGTTCCAGCTGATGCAGCGGAAGCTGACCCAGTTCATCGACATCGTGAAGTCGGATCCGGCGGTCGATACCGCGGTCGGCTTCACCGGCGGCGGAGGGGTCGGCCCCGGCGGCACCAACACCGGCACGGTGTTCGCCTCGCTGAAGCCGATGAACGAGCGCAGGCTACGCGCCGACAAGGTGATCGAGCGGCTGCGCGAGCCGCTCGCCAAGGTGGCCGGCGCCACCCTGTTCCTGCAATCGGTCGGCGATCTCGGCGCCGGCGGCCGCTCCGGCAACGCGGCCTATCAGTACACGCTGAAGGGCTCGACCTCCCAGGAGCTCAACGAATGGACGCCGAAGCTAGTCGCGGCGCTGCAAAAGGAGCCGACGCTCGCCGACGTCAACAGCGACCAGCAGAACAAGGCGCTGCAGGCCAACGTGGTCATCGACCGCGATGCCGCCTACCGGCTCGGCCTCAACATAGCTCAACTCGACAACACGCTGTATGACGCGTTCGGGCAGCGCCAGGTCTCGACCATCTTCGTCGCCCGTAACCAATATCACGTCATCATGGAGGTCGCGCCGCGCTTCTCGCAAGATCCGCAGACCCTGAAGGACGTCTACATCTCGAGCTCGGGCGTTTCGGCGACCGGCACGCAGTCGACCAACGCGGTGGCCGGAACGGTCTCCTCGTCGGCGCAGAAGAGCTCGGTCAGCTCGGTCGCCGCCAATGTGGTGCGCAACCAGGCGACCAACTCGATCGGCGCCACCGGCAGGGGCGTCGCCTCGACAGGCAGCGCGGTCTCGACCAGCGCGGCGACCATGATCCCGCTGTCGACGGTTGCCCGCTTCGAGCACGGCGAGACGCCGCTTTCCGTCAACCACCAGGATCTCCTGGTCGCCAGCACCATCTCGTTCAATCTGCCGCCGGGCGTCTCGCTGAGCACGGCAACCACCACGATCGAGAATGCGATGCACGCGATCAACATGCCGGCGGGCATCAGCGGCGGGTTTGCCGGCTCCGCAAAAATCTTCCAGCAGGCTCTCGCCAACGAGCTGTTCCTGATCCTGGCTGCGCTGGCGACGATCTACATCTCGCTCGGCATGCTCTATGAGAGCTACATCCACCCGCTGACCATCCTCTCCACCCTGCCCTCGGCCGGCGTCGGCGCGGTAGCGGCGCTGATGCTGTCGCACACCGAATTCGACCTGATCGGCGCCATCGGCGTGATCCTGCTGGTCGGCATCGTGAAAAAGAACGCCATCATGATGATCGACTTCGCGCTCGACGCCGAGCGCCAGCGCGGGCTGTCGTCGCGCGATGCGATCTACGAGGCCTGCCTGATGCGCTTCCGTCCGATCATGATGACGACGCTCGCCGCGCTGTTCGGCGCGGTGCCGCTGATGATCGGCCTCGGCGAAGGCAGCGAGTTGCGTCAGCCGCTCGGCATCGCGATTTTCGGCGGATTGATCCTGAGCCAGATCCTGACGCTCTACACCACGCCGGTAGTCTATCTCTATCTCGACCGCGCGCGGCTCTGGAGCCAGCGCCGCCGCGCCGCGCGGCGCGCAAGGCGGGCCGCAGCGTCGGGCGCCTCCTGA